The Spirosoma foliorum genome has a window encoding:
- a CDS encoding vWA domain-containing protein, with the protein MHTSLFLLLCFFAYFATGQAMHETPQQALNQYVAFLNQSVNEVSDRQQRIQAYYADMGVHQLQHRLRLSPSGTLEEYYYKKALTSEAFTDVEKQRLNASTQALWQLVNKIDQTAKALETYDRLKDYERDNFKKATELITEFQTLTTQFSNDKDNFYKQIQRIYRRYQPYRATDAYLYTEKEMEKVLVSQQQLLDTLAYYLTEKAPSNWPVKLVQQSIVTDEKLLNEFGKGKSVIQYPASSMLDSFKGGLQTIQALKKRAVDDYNFAAQQTSRHNNEFYRSFINQYNNDLLSWYQGFVRNSTPTKQLLDYPRYIRAFAFDVPQPASPKTDATASFQDSAPIALSIKPAAAPASPATFEALNAYIDFINESLRQMNQMQLLIRDYQSSADYYRGSPSRRNMSIYSHADYKVPLSEHQLLVINTPQIPQSYRASINGQADALLSILKEMDALSIELINYTSTKQYEQDNLKRSDAILDRYAYLFDTFDRRKEQLYQDVRRIHESYPLKKPISSYDVSGQAMLKLIDLNKEALFGVRAYLKGEAPQLPATDILQAEARTLIANEFQNLKGLKRLGRNNGGCPYTPYEDLAENSIKMAEKVQKVAAKSPDREYESFYYFYNQLAYLYNQFSDLAKVGVLKTINEPNVLAFRRSTPTIIQPVAEKVPKPITPSVQEAKPVAQSTTARQSPVSNPTLATSTTTIKHDTVYVNQTKVDTVFIDRPGQTVVVNSLAGFAANNMVLLLDVSGSMDSPYKLPLLKTAIKSLLRIIRPEDQLSIVVYSGKAKIALKPTSGTNANEIARIIDQLQSDGDTDGNGGIRLAYKVADKNYIRAGNNRIILATDGEFPVSDEVYQLVNESSNQDIHLTIFTFGRNEINGQNLKKLAQMGKGSYTHITRENANLQLILEAQAKKVP; encoded by the coding sequence ATGCACACTTCCCTCTTTCTGCTCCTGTGCTTCTTCGCCTATTTTGCGACGGGGCAGGCGATGCACGAGACGCCCCAGCAGGCGCTCAATCAGTACGTCGCTTTCCTGAATCAATCGGTCAATGAAGTAAGCGATCGACAGCAGCGGATACAGGCTTATTATGCTGATATGGGAGTGCATCAATTGCAGCACCGCTTGCGCCTATCGCCATCGGGCACTTTGGAGGAATATTACTACAAAAAAGCCCTAACCAGCGAGGCTTTCACCGATGTGGAAAAACAGCGACTAAACGCAAGTACACAGGCTCTATGGCAATTGGTCAACAAAATCGATCAGACAGCCAAAGCCCTGGAAACCTATGATCGACTGAAAGATTATGAACGCGATAACTTCAAGAAAGCAACCGAACTTATCACAGAATTTCAGACACTTACAACTCAATTCAGCAACGACAAAGACAACTTCTATAAACAGATCCAGCGCATTTATCGTCGATATCAGCCTTATCGCGCTACTGATGCCTATCTCTATACCGAAAAGGAAATGGAGAAAGTGCTCGTCAGTCAGCAACAGTTACTTGATACGCTAGCCTATTATTTGACTGAAAAGGCGCCCTCCAACTGGCCAGTCAAGCTGGTACAGCAGAGCATAGTCACCGATGAAAAACTACTAAACGAATTCGGGAAAGGTAAATCAGTTATTCAATATCCGGCCTCGAGCATGCTGGATTCGTTTAAAGGGGGATTGCAAACGATTCAGGCGCTAAAAAAACGGGCCGTCGACGATTATAACTTTGCCGCTCAACAAACATCGCGACACAACAACGAATTCTATCGATCCTTTATCAACCAGTATAACAACGACTTATTAAGCTGGTATCAGGGCTTTGTCAGGAATAGCACGCCGACCAAACAATTGCTGGATTATCCAAGATACATTCGTGCTTTTGCTTTCGATGTCCCTCAACCCGCCAGTCCAAAAACCGATGCGACTGCTTCCTTTCAGGACAGTGCGCCCATTGCACTCTCGATAAAACCAGCCGCAGCGCCAGCCAGTCCGGCCACCTTCGAAGCGTTAAATGCCTATATCGACTTTATAAACGAATCGTTGCGGCAGATGAACCAGATGCAGCTACTAATCCGCGATTATCAGTCTTCGGCCGACTATTATCGGGGATCGCCCAGTCGACGAAACATGTCAATCTACTCGCACGCAGACTATAAAGTTCCTCTGTCTGAGCACCAATTACTTGTTATCAATACTCCGCAAATTCCACAATCTTACCGAGCCTCCATTAATGGACAAGCTGACGCGCTACTGTCGATCCTGAAAGAAATGGATGCGTTGAGTATTGAGTTGATCAATTATACCAGCACCAAACAATATGAACAGGACAACCTGAAACGCTCCGATGCTATTCTGGATCGATATGCCTACCTGTTCGATACGTTTGACCGAAGGAAGGAACAACTCTATCAGGATGTACGACGTATTCACGAAAGTTATCCGCTTAAAAAGCCGATCTCCTCCTACGATGTATCGGGACAGGCAATGCTAAAACTGATTGATCTGAATAAAGAAGCCTTGTTTGGTGTACGCGCTTATCTGAAAGGCGAAGCTCCTCAACTACCAGCAACAGACATTCTTCAGGCAGAAGCCAGAACTCTGATTGCAAACGAATTCCAGAATTTGAAAGGGTTAAAAAGGTTGGGCCGGAACAATGGCGGATGCCCTTATACACCCTATGAAGACCTGGCCGAAAACTCGATCAAGATGGCCGAAAAGGTGCAGAAAGTCGCGGCCAAATCGCCCGATCGGGAGTATGAATCGTTTTACTATTTCTATAACCAGCTGGCTTACCTTTACAATCAGTTCAGCGATTTGGCCAAAGTAGGCGTTTTAAAAACCATCAACGAGCCGAACGTATTGGCTTTCCGTCGGTCCACACCAACTATTATTCAGCCAGTAGCTGAAAAAGTGCCCAAACCCATTACTCCGTCAGTTCAGGAAGCAAAACCAGTTGCCCAATCGACAACAGCTCGCCAAAGTCCAGTCAGTAATCCAACTCTAGCGACCAGTACAACGACTATTAAGCACGACACTGTTTACGTAAATCAAACCAAAGTTGATACCGTATTTATCGATCGACCTGGCCAGACAGTTGTTGTTAATTCCTTAGCCGGTTTTGCGGCCAACAATATGGTGTTGCTGTTAGACGTATCAGGTTCAATGGATTCGCCTTACAAGTTGCCGTTGCTGAAAACAGCGATCAAATCGCTGCTGCGTATCATCCGACCCGAAGACCAGCTTTCGATTGTGGTGTACTCGGGTAAAGCGAAAATTGCCCTGAAGCCAACGTCAGGAACGAACGCCAATGAGATCGCCCGTATCATCGATCAACTTCAATCTGACGGCGACACCGATGGGAACGGAGGCATCCGCTTAGCCTACAAAGTGGCCGACAAGAACTACATCCGGGCGGGCAACAACCGAATTATTCTGGCTACCGACGGCGAATTCCCGGTAAGCGATGAGGTGTACCAACTCGTGAACGAATCCAGCAATCAGGACATTCATTTAACAATCTTCACCTTTGGTCGAAACGAAATCAATGGCCAAAATCTCAAAAAGCTAGCCCAAATGGGCAAAGGAAGTTATACACACATTACTCGCGAGAACGCCAATCTGCAACTGATTCTGGAAGCACAAGCGAAGAAAGTGCCGTAG
- a CDS encoding SusC/RagA family TonB-linked outer membrane protein produces MLSSIMSFSYAQDRVITGRVTSSDDGGPLPGASISVKGTTRGTTTDASGNFSLSVPGKPTLVVSSIGFARMEVEVGNRSTVTVQLQSTNSDLEEVIVTGYGGVLSKREVTGAVSKIKGTDIQNVPAQSIDRAMQGRISGVQISSANGAPGGAMQVRIRGVGSITAGNEPLYIVDGVQLNTQNTNSYASSNPINFLNPNDVESIEVLKDAAAASIYGSQAANGVVIITTKKGKAGKTQVKLNYYQGVVEPIKYFDVLNSQQWVNMRTEAFMNANPTQSRTWALQQVLGILRYTNIANLGENQLQSIVDTLKTYDWQRAAMRSGRVQNYEVSLSGGSDRNNFHFSSSYNTQDGNVVGIYFKRFTTSLRLGQKLSDKLQFEQSINLSTTTQGGQYASPNGGGYLGSAAFGGPVMVPTNAIYNADGSYANTPQTGGAVGVVSHNFILSADYAKITSTTNQLVGSAALTYKITPQLTFRPTVNLDYRLIKGNYYADPRIQDAYSVQGRDSFQNEESINFLTNGALTYAHQFGQHSINALAGLEYRSDTRNGTSGSAYGFPTSAFQYISAAANYQSMSSSWTGYHRASAFGKIDYNYNSRYFLSLIGRYDGSSRFGANNLFGFFPSISGSWLVSDEAFLKNNPVLTELKLRASYGSTGNDQIGNFDSRGLYVGGANYNGGSGIAVTSLANPDLKWERNTEIAAGLEYGIFNNRIRGQFDVYDRTSNDLLLQRQVPNTSGYTTITFNAGQVKNRGFETEITVDVLKTSSLRWESSFNFSVIDNKVTKLYDGISPQANVDSLILLTAPVQAGNTTVTRNFIVGKPVYANYAPVYAGVNPATGRAMWYDQNGNIVYTYQTPRDSKYLGSDFANIYGGWRNQISYRGFDLTAFFQYEFGRRVNNSQGLTLMDDGTRNVNTLTDVYNRRWTAPGQITDVPRPYNGGAEILGSSYVSSTSRSIEDASYIRLKQVQLAYTFPKALLTRTKLLQNVRIYGIATNLVTWTKWTGYDPEFLNFGSGNTGAIPQSKTYTFGVEIGL; encoded by the coding sequence ATGCTATCGAGTATAATGAGTTTCTCATATGCTCAAGATCGCGTTATCACAGGACGCGTCACTTCCAGTGACGATGGTGGCCCGTTGCCTGGGGCCAGTATTTCGGTAAAGGGTACCACGCGTGGTACAACGACAGATGCCAGTGGGAATTTCAGTTTGTCAGTACCCGGCAAACCAACACTGGTTGTCTCATCGATCGGATTTGCTCGTATGGAAGTTGAAGTGGGAAACCGGAGTACGGTTACGGTTCAATTGCAGAGCACTAACAGCGATCTGGAAGAAGTCATTGTAACGGGTTATGGCGGTGTTCTCAGCAAACGGGAAGTAACCGGAGCCGTCTCTAAAATTAAAGGGACCGACATCCAGAACGTGCCCGCGCAAAGTATCGACCGGGCTATGCAGGGCCGTATTTCGGGGGTGCAGATTTCCTCGGCCAATGGTGCTCCTGGTGGCGCTATGCAGGTGCGTATTCGGGGTGTAGGTTCGATTACGGCAGGTAACGAACCCCTCTACATTGTAGATGGTGTGCAGCTAAACACGCAGAATACAAATAGCTATGCCAGCTCGAACCCGATTAACTTCCTGAACCCTAACGATGTTGAGTCGATTGAGGTGTTGAAAGATGCTGCGGCTGCATCGATCTATGGTTCACAGGCAGCCAATGGGGTTGTTATCATTACCACGAAAAAAGGGAAAGCCGGCAAAACACAGGTAAAACTGAATTATTACCAGGGCGTTGTTGAGCCGATCAAATACTTCGACGTACTGAATTCACAGCAGTGGGTAAATATGCGTACCGAAGCGTTCATGAACGCTAACCCAACGCAGTCCAGAACCTGGGCGCTTCAGCAGGTGTTGGGCATTCTTCGGTATACGAATATTGCTAACCTGGGCGAAAATCAGCTGCAATCTATTGTCGATACCCTGAAAACGTACGATTGGCAGCGGGCGGCTATGCGTAGCGGACGGGTACAGAATTATGAGGTTTCGCTCTCTGGCGGTAGCGATCGGAATAACTTCCACTTTTCATCATCCTATAATACACAGGATGGTAACGTTGTTGGAATCTATTTTAAACGCTTTACAACCAGCTTGCGGCTGGGCCAAAAACTCTCGGATAAATTGCAGTTTGAGCAATCGATCAACCTAAGTACCACAACCCAGGGTGGGCAGTACGCGTCGCCCAATGGTGGAGGTTATTTGGGGTCAGCCGCTTTCGGGGGGCCTGTTATGGTACCAACCAACGCAATTTATAATGCTGATGGCAGCTATGCCAATACGCCACAAACGGGTGGTGCCGTTGGGGTTGTTAGTCACAACTTCATCCTATCAGCCGATTACGCTAAAATCACCTCGACTACAAATCAGTTGGTAGGCAGTGCCGCTCTGACGTATAAAATAACCCCGCAGTTAACATTCCGGCCAACTGTCAATCTGGATTATCGCCTGATTAAAGGGAACTACTATGCTGACCCACGTATCCAGGATGCCTATAGTGTACAGGGCCGGGATTCGTTCCAGAATGAAGAAAGCATCAACTTCCTGACGAACGGTGCGCTTACCTACGCACATCAGTTTGGTCAGCATTCGATAAATGCCTTGGCCGGGCTTGAGTATCGGAGCGATACCCGGAATGGTACTAGTGGTTCGGCTTATGGTTTCCCAACGTCGGCTTTCCAGTACATCTCTGCCGCTGCCAATTACCAGAGCATGTCAAGCTCCTGGACGGGTTATCACCGAGCTTCTGCTTTTGGTAAGATCGACTATAATTACAACAGCCGATATTTTCTATCACTGATTGGCCGTTACGATGGTTCGTCACGTTTCGGAGCCAATAACCTTTTTGGTTTCTTTCCCTCAATTTCGGGTAGCTGGTTAGTATCGGATGAGGCTTTCCTAAAAAATAATCCTGTGTTGACGGAGCTGAAATTACGCGCCAGCTATGGATCGACAGGTAACGACCAGATCGGGAACTTCGATTCAAGAGGGTTGTATGTCGGTGGGGCTAACTACAACGGGGGTAGTGGTATTGCTGTAACCAGTCTGGCCAACCCTGACTTGAAATGGGAGCGAAACACAGAGATCGCTGCCGGTCTGGAATATGGTATCTTCAATAACCGAATTCGGGGCCAATTCGATGTCTACGATCGGACCAGTAACGATCTGTTGTTACAACGTCAGGTGCCGAACACAAGTGGTTACACCACTATTACGTTTAACGCAGGTCAGGTAAAGAACCGGGGCTTCGAGACCGAAATTACGGTTGATGTGCTGAAAACCTCGTCGCTGCGTTGGGAAAGTAGTTTCAACTTTTCAGTTATTGATAACAAGGTTACCAAACTCTACGACGGTATTTCTCCACAGGCCAACGTCGACAGTCTTATTCTGCTGACAGCGCCGGTGCAGGCAGGTAACACAACGGTTACCCGTAATTTCATCGTTGGTAAACCTGTTTATGCTAACTATGCCCCTGTTTATGCGGGTGTGAATCCGGCTACAGGCCGCGCTATGTGGTATGATCAGAATGGTAACATCGTTTATACCTACCAGACTCCTCGCGATTCGAAATACTTAGGTTCGGACTTTGCTAATATTTACGGCGGCTGGCGTAACCAGATCTCATACAGAGGTTTCGACCTGACGGCATTTTTTCAGTATGAATTCGGGCGCCGTGTAAATAACTCGCAGGGGCTCACGCTCATGGATGACGGAACCCGCAACGTAAACACCTTAACCGACGTCTATAATCGTCGCTGGACAGCACCCGGTCAAATTACCGACGTACCACGACCATATAATGGTGGAGCTGAGATACTGGGGTCTTCGTATGTATCCAGCACGAGCCGTTCTATTGAAGATGCTTCCTACATCCGTTTAAAGCAGGTACAACTGGCGTATACATTCCCGAAAGCCTTGCTCACCCGTACGAAACTGCTCCAGAATGTGCGCATTTATGGGATAGCTACAAACCTGGTTACCTGGACGAAATGGACAGGCTACGATCCTGAATTCCTGAACTTCGGATCGGGTAATACGGGCGCTATTCCCCAATCGAAGACCTATACGTTCGGGGTCGAGATCGGTTTGTAA
- a CDS encoding RagB/SusD family nutrient uptake outer membrane protein has product MKIYMFKRALATTILTGGLFACTSLVDVKPKTAVDSGTALTTQEAVNAAVNAVYDALQSTDLYGRDLIALPEVLSDNGRATNNSSRLVAEYQNQPGNHMINWTQDYYGINQANLVLDALPKVTLTDAQRNSYMGQCLFLRALMYFDLMKSYAYMPTAVINDYNRGGVPLALTGVLTLQQVEFPSRPTIDAVYTQILADLTTAIDKLGGTATSRGPVYATKGAAQALYSRVALYAGKYQESADMATSALTSGVGVFQSKTTYIAGWRTAVNPESMFEINFQTNENIGVNTSLQTTFTTLVTLGNTAQTGGFGDVVPTVALLADLESEKDASGNVLDIRRQLYELGTKGRGAQNIETTKFLGKNGTINLDNVPVIRISEMYLNRAEAYYRLGKEADAIKDLNTIRTRCGLAEKTGLTGATLLDEIIKQRRLEFAFEGHRFWDLKRLGRDIVKLPTNLPFTDYRVLARIPISEINNNRNLKQNYNY; this is encoded by the coding sequence ATGAAAATATATATGTTTAAACGGGCACTTGCCACAACGATTCTGACGGGTGGCCTCTTTGCCTGTACTAGTTTAGTGGATGTAAAGCCCAAAACCGCCGTTGATTCGGGTACGGCCCTTACTACACAGGAAGCGGTTAATGCTGCCGTTAATGCCGTGTATGACGCCTTGCAAAGTACCGACCTGTACGGGCGAGATTTGATCGCGCTTCCTGAGGTTCTTTCTGATAATGGGCGGGCAACCAATAACTCCAGCCGACTGGTGGCCGAATATCAGAATCAGCCAGGAAACCATATGATTAACTGGACGCAGGATTATTACGGAATTAATCAGGCAAACCTGGTGCTGGATGCGCTGCCTAAAGTTACATTGACAGATGCCCAGCGTAACTCCTACATGGGTCAGTGTTTGTTTCTGAGGGCATTAATGTATTTCGATTTGATGAAATCCTATGCCTATATGCCAACGGCGGTAATCAATGATTATAACCGGGGTGGGGTTCCATTGGCGCTGACAGGCGTGTTGACCTTGCAGCAGGTGGAATTCCCCAGTCGACCAACTATCGATGCTGTATATACGCAGATTCTGGCCGACTTGACAACCGCTATCGATAAACTGGGCGGCACTGCTACGTCGAGAGGCCCCGTTTATGCAACTAAAGGGGCAGCTCAGGCACTATATTCCCGAGTCGCACTTTATGCCGGAAAATATCAGGAATCGGCCGATATGGCAACCAGTGCATTGACTTCTGGCGTGGGAGTCTTTCAGTCGAAAACCACGTATATAGCTGGTTGGCGTACAGCTGTTAACCCAGAATCGATGTTTGAAATTAATTTTCAGACAAATGAGAACATCGGGGTAAATACCTCATTACAAACAACTTTTACAACGCTGGTAACGCTTGGCAACACGGCGCAAACGGGTGGTTTTGGTGATGTGGTGCCAACAGTGGCTTTGTTGGCTGATCTGGAATCAGAGAAAGATGCATCAGGTAACGTGCTGGATATTCGCCGTCAATTGTACGAATTAGGCACCAAAGGGCGGGGTGCTCAGAACATTGAGACCACCAAATTTCTGGGTAAAAACGGTACCATTAACCTCGATAATGTTCCGGTTATTCGGATTTCGGAAATGTACCTGAACCGGGCCGAAGCCTATTACCGACTGGGAAAGGAAGCCGACGCGATCAAGGATTTGAACACCATTCGGACACGTTGTGGTCTGGCCGAGAAAACGGGCTTGACGGGAGCTACTCTACTGGATGAGATCATCAAACAGCGCCGACTGGAGTTTGCGTTCGAGGGGCACCGTTTCTGGGACTTAAAACGCCTGGGACGTGATATTGTCAAACTGCCTACCAACCTGCCGTTCACAGATTACCGCGTTCTGGCTCGTATTCCGATCAGCGAGATCAACAACAACCGCAATCTGAAGCAGAATTATAACTACTAA
- a CDS encoding DUF4843 domain-containing protein, whose protein sequence is MKLFLRFVMISVVLFTQTSCFKENDFLFDSKTLVEFQATVVTSLAVGKTYPLLTTKNGAGTLITQVNLVGAQRAKDEVIKFSVDKDNTTAIEGVHYNLKGGTFTIPAKSSFGDCTVEILTGAAPTGTTKTVDLVLILEGNGSDITPNENYKKVGYRISF, encoded by the coding sequence ATGAAACTATTCTTGCGTTTCGTGATGATAAGCGTTGTCTTATTCACACAAACTTCCTGTTTCAAGGAAAACGATTTCTTGTTTGATAGTAAAACGCTTGTCGAATTCCAGGCTACAGTTGTTACCTCACTCGCCGTTGGAAAAACATACCCGCTGTTAACGACCAAGAACGGAGCCGGTACGTTAATTACTCAGGTAAATTTGGTAGGTGCCCAACGAGCTAAGGATGAGGTTATTAAATTTTCGGTTGATAAAGACAATACGACAGCAATAGAAGGTGTACATTATAATTTGAAAGGAGGGACGTTCACCATTCCGGCAAAATCCAGCTTTGGGGACTGCACCGTTGAGATATTAACGGGAGCTGCCCCAACTGGAACAACCAAAACCGTTGATCTGGTTTTGATATTGGAAGGAAATGGTTCGGACATTACTCCGAATGAGAATTACAAAAAGGTCGGTTATCGGATTTCGTTTTAA
- a CDS encoding S9 family peptidase, giving the protein MLHNLTTRKSRWLLLISWITVSLSAQAQDAPAYQTPPKALADLVTMPPTPNVSMSDKGDMMLFLEQAGAPGIDELAQPEFKLAGLRLNPANNGPSRARYITGLKLKKLTEKDGKAITGLPTTPLISFVQWSPDGTKIAFANSTDSRIDLYIADVATAAAQKVGSFAINATLGVPYRWVSDSKSLIVKTIPAGRGPEPEISRVPAGPTTQENVKGSRGQAPTYQDLLKNPSDEKQFAYYTTAQVARVGLDGMVTNIGQPGIILSSDPSPDGKYVMIETVHTPFSYLVPVNRFPLKSEIYAIAGSLVKTLNDGPLQEAVPYSRDGVPTGPRDFSWRADSPATVYYTVAQDNGDPKVKADIRDKVFQIEAPFSASPKEIYAAQFRFENFDWGTETTALANERWWQNRKTITKIVNPTTWQTSVLFDRSYEDRYTNPGQPDMKHNQFGREVLNLLPSGEILMLNAVGSSPEGDRPFVSLLNLKTKQTKELWRSAAPYFERPVAVLDATKQVILTTRETPDENPNYFVRNMKARIAPVQVTFFPHPYPQLKGVQKQQLRYKRADGVELTATLYLPVGYKKEQGPLPTFLWAYPAEFKSKEAASQVSGSPYQFNRISYWGGAAFVTMGYAILDNASIPIVGEGDKEPNDTYVEQLVSSAKAAVDEGVRLGVVDSSRVGVGGHSYGAFMTANLLTHSKLFKGGIARSGAYNRTLTPFGFQNEQRSYWQAPEVYNNMSPFMNADKMKTPLLLVHGEADNNTGTFPIQSERYYNALKGFGATTRLVFLPYESHGYTAKESLLHMLWEMNGWLDKYVKNPTAAGQANKAGKLGSGK; this is encoded by the coding sequence ATGCTTCACAACTTAACGACTAGAAAAAGCCGGTGGCTTTTGTTGATTTCCTGGATTACTGTCTCGCTGAGCGCACAGGCACAGGATGCACCAGCGTATCAAACGCCCCCCAAAGCGTTAGCTGATTTAGTAACCATGCCGCCTACCCCAAACGTCAGTATGTCGGATAAGGGCGATATGATGCTCTTTCTGGAACAGGCTGGTGCGCCTGGCATCGACGAACTGGCTCAACCCGAATTCAAACTGGCTGGTCTGCGCCTGAATCCGGCAAACAACGGTCCAAGTCGGGCGCGTTACATAACGGGTCTGAAACTCAAAAAACTGACCGAAAAAGATGGAAAAGCAATAACAGGTTTGCCGACTACACCGCTGATTAGTTTTGTTCAATGGTCGCCAGACGGAACGAAGATTGCCTTCGCCAATTCGACTGATAGTCGGATTGATTTGTATATCGCCGACGTAGCTACGGCAGCCGCTCAGAAAGTTGGTTCGTTTGCCATTAATGCAACCCTGGGCGTACCATACCGCTGGGTATCAGATAGTAAAAGCTTAATCGTAAAAACGATTCCTGCCGGTCGCGGGCCTGAGCCCGAAATTAGTCGGGTTCCTGCCGGGCCAACTACGCAGGAAAACGTAAAAGGCTCACGCGGACAGGCACCTACCTACCAGGATCTGCTGAAAAATCCATCCGATGAAAAGCAATTCGCCTATTACACCACGGCGCAGGTTGCACGGGTTGGTTTAGATGGAATGGTTACCAACATTGGTCAACCCGGTATTATTCTTTCCTCTGACCCCTCACCAGATGGAAAATACGTTATGATCGAGACGGTTCATACACCGTTTTCGTATCTGGTGCCCGTGAATCGCTTTCCGCTTAAATCGGAAATTTATGCCATTGCGGGTTCGCTGGTAAAAACGTTGAACGATGGGCCGTTGCAGGAAGCAGTTCCGTATAGCCGTGACGGGGTTCCAACCGGACCTCGCGATTTTAGCTGGCGGGCTGATTCCCCCGCGACAGTTTACTATACCGTTGCTCAGGACAATGGCGACCCAAAGGTTAAGGCCGACATTCGGGATAAGGTGTTTCAGATCGAAGCTCCTTTCTCGGCGTCACCGAAAGAAATCTACGCGGCTCAGTTTCGTTTCGAAAACTTCGATTGGGGTACTGAAACAACGGCGTTGGCTAACGAACGCTGGTGGCAGAATCGTAAAACGATTACCAAAATCGTTAACCCAACTACCTGGCAGACGTCGGTTCTATTTGATCGTTCGTATGAAGATCGATACACTAATCCGGGCCAACCCGATATGAAGCATAACCAGTTTGGCCGTGAAGTGCTGAACTTGCTGCCATCTGGCGAGATTCTGATGCTTAATGCCGTTGGTTCATCGCCCGAAGGCGACCGACCATTTGTAAGCTTGTTGAATCTAAAAACGAAACAGACAAAAGAGCTTTGGCGGTCGGCAGCTCCGTATTTCGAGCGACCTGTTGCCGTTTTGGATGCCACCAAACAAGTGATTCTGACCACTCGCGAAACGCCCGACGAAAATCCAAACTACTTCGTTCGGAATATGAAAGCCAGGATTGCGCCGGTTCAGGTCACGTTCTTCCCGCACCCATATCCACAGTTGAAAGGCGTGCAGAAACAACAGCTTCGCTACAAAAGGGCCGATGGTGTTGAGCTGACTGCTACGCTTTATTTGCCAGTTGGGTACAAGAAAGAGCAGGGGCCGCTACCAACGTTTTTATGGGCGTATCCAGCCGAGTTCAAAAGTAAGGAAGCTGCCAGTCAGGTTTCTGGCTCTCCTTACCAGTTCAACCGGATTAGCTACTGGGGTGGTGCTGCTTTCGTAACCATGGGCTACGCCATTCTGGATAACGCCAGCATTCCCATCGTGGGTGAGGGCGACAAAGAACCCAATGATACCTACGTTGAGCAATTAGTATCGAGCGCCAAAGCGGCCGTCGATGAAGGTGTTCGGTTGGGCGTGGTTGACTCGAGCCGAGTAGGCGTCGGGGGGCACTCATATGGGGCATTCATGACCGCCAACCTGCTCACCCATAGTAAGTTGTTCAAAGGCGGTATTGCCCGAAGTGGCGCTTACAACCGAACACTAACTCCCTTTGGTTTCCAGAATGAGCAGCGCAGTTACTGGCAGGCACCTGAGGTATATAACAACATGTCGCCGTTTATGAATGCCGACAAAATGAAAACCCCACTGCTGCTGGTGCATGGCGAAGCGGATAATAATACCGGTACATTCCCCATTCAGTCGGAGCGATATTATAACGCGCTCAAAGGCTTCGGTGCTACAACCCGACTGGTGTTCCTGCCCTACGAAAGTCACGGCTACACGGCCAAAGAATCATTACTGCACATGCTGTGGGAAATGAACGGCTGGCTAGACAAATACGTGAAAAACCCAACCGCTGCTGGTCAGGCAAACAAGGCTGGTAAACTGGGTAGCGGAAAGTAA
- the bshB1 gene encoding bacillithiol biosynthesis deacetylase BshB1: MTVDVLAIAAHPDDIEMTCAGTILSLVAQGKKVAGVDLTRGELGTRGTPEIRAQEAAEGSRIMQLVARENMGFRDGFFRNDEEHQMALIPIIRKYRPKIILTNTPDDRHPDHGRAAELVNDACFYAGLRQIKTVDEDGQPQEAHRPIYVYNFVQDRWLKPDFIVDITPYWNEKLAAIKAYKSQFFDPTSTEPQSYISGEPFLKFLESRTREHGHMIGAEFGEGFISRRMLGVQDLTVLV, from the coding sequence ATGACTGTTGATGTACTGGCTATAGCAGCCCATCCTGATGATATTGAAATGACCTGTGCGGGCACGATTCTTTCGCTCGTTGCCCAGGGTAAAAAAGTAGCTGGCGTTGATTTAACGCGTGGCGAATTGGGAACCCGAGGCACTCCCGAAATACGGGCGCAGGAAGCCGCTGAAGGCAGTCGGATCATGCAGTTAGTGGCTCGTGAAAATATGGGATTTCGGGATGGATTCTTCCGCAATGATGAAGAGCATCAGATGGCGCTGATTCCAATTATTCGAAAATACCGTCCTAAAATCATCCTGACCAATACACCGGATGACCGCCACCCCGACCACGGGCGGGCGGCTGAACTGGTCAATGATGCCTGCTTTTATGCTGGTTTACGGCAAATTAAAACCGTTGATGAAGATGGCCAGCCACAGGAAGCTCACCGGCCAATTTATGTCTACAACTTCGTACAGGATCGCTGGCTAAAACCTGATTTCATCGTAGATATTACTCCCTACTGGAACGAGAAACTGGCTGCCATTAAAGCCTATAAAAGTCAATTTTTCGATCCAACGAGCACCGAGCCCCAAAGCTACATTTCGGGTGAGCCCTTCCTGAAATTCCTGGAGTCCCGCACCCGCGAACACGGCCATATGATTGGTGCCGAATTCGGTGAAGGCTTTATCAGCCGCCGTATGCTTGGCGTTCAGGATTTGACGGTGTTGGTGTAG